From one Bacilli bacterium genomic stretch:
- the glmS gene encoding glutamine--fructose-6-phosphate transaminase (isomerizing) — protein sequence MCGIVGYIGTRNSQQILLNGLKKLEYRGYDSAGVAVQTAEGLRICKSQGRLSILENILQRSPLEGTAGIGHTRWATHGKPSNENSHPHTDEEMNISVVHNGIIENYAQLKEKLAAKGHHFVSETDTEVISHLIAEHYAGDIVKAVQQAITEMRGAFAIAVLCGKEPDKLVAVRFSSPLIIGVGEHENFIGSDIPALLEYTRNVYILNDGEMAVLTKDHVELMTIEGNFISRETIHVDWDAAAAEKDGFDHFMLKEIHEQPRAYADTMRGRISEAGDRIVFDEIRMSEEQIRSIRNIHITACGTAYHAGLIGKHVIEKWTRLPVEIDIASEYRYRDPIITPETLVIVVSQSGETADTLAALREAKRQGARVIAITNVVGSSVAREADDVIFTWAGPEISVASTKAYTSQLIAFYMLGLYLAQTRESLHGNQIREAIKALRELPGQVEQVLAKKNEYREAAKRIARHDHLFFIGRGVDVAVAQEGSLKLKEISYIHSEAYAAGELKHGTLALIEDNVPVIALATQPALLEKMVSNIREVKARGAYAIGVTIADASAGVDDALRESIDEALTIPATLPEFTPAIAIIPLQLFAYYAAIARGNDVDKPRNLAKSVTVE from the coding sequence ATGTGTGGTATTGTCGGATATATCGGCACGAGAAATTCGCAGCAAATTTTATTGAACGGGTTAAAAAAGCTGGAGTACCGGGGATACGACTCGGCCGGCGTAGCCGTACAGACGGCGGAAGGCTTGCGGATTTGCAAGTCGCAAGGGCGCTTGAGCATTCTGGAGAATATTTTACAGCGTTCCCCGCTTGAAGGCACTGCCGGAATCGGACATACGCGATGGGCGACGCACGGCAAACCATCGAACGAGAATTCGCATCCACATACCGACGAAGAAATGAATATTTCCGTTGTCCATAACGGCATCATTGAAAATTATGCGCAGTTGAAAGAAAAGTTGGCCGCCAAAGGCCACCATTTTGTATCGGAAACCGATACGGAAGTGATCTCGCATCTGATCGCCGAGCATTATGCGGGCGATATCGTAAAAGCCGTCCAGCAGGCGATCACTGAGATGCGCGGCGCGTTTGCGATTGCCGTACTTTGCGGCAAGGAGCCGGATAAACTCGTCGCCGTCCGGTTTTCGAGCCCGCTGATTATCGGGGTGGGCGAGCATGAAAATTTCATCGGTTCGGACATTCCGGCTTTGCTCGAGTATACGCGCAACGTTTATATTCTAAACGACGGCGAAATGGCTGTGTTGACCAAAGACCATGTCGAATTAATGACCATTGAGGGGAATTTTATTTCCCGGGAAACGATTCATGTCGACTGGGATGCGGCGGCCGCGGAAAAAGACGGCTTTGACCATTTCATGCTCAAAGAAATTCATGAGCAGCCGCGCGCCTATGCGGATACGATGCGGGGCAGAATCAGCGAAGCGGGCGACCGGATCGTTTTTGACGAAATCCGCATGTCGGAGGAACAAATCAGGAGCATTCGCAACATTCATATTACCGCTTGCGGCACCGCTTATCATGCTGGGTTGATCGGCAAGCATGTCATCGAAAAATGGACCCGGCTGCCGGTTGAAATCGATATCGCATCGGAATACCGGTACCGCGACCCGATTATTACGCCGGAAACGCTCGTCATCGTCGTCAGCCAGTCGGGCGAGACGGCGGACACCTTGGCCGCGCTGCGCGAGGCGAAACGGCAAGGGGCGCGCGTAATCGCCATCACGAACGTGGTCGGCAGTTCGGTCGCCCGGGAAGCGGACGATGTCATTTTTACCTGGGCGGGACCGGAAATATCCGTCGCTTCGACAAAAGCGTATACATCGCAATTGATCGCCTTTTACATGCTGGGCCTGTATTTGGCGCAAACCCGCGAGTCGCTGCATGGCAACCAAATCCGCGAAGCGATCAAAGCGCTGCGGGAGCTGCCCGGCCAGGTAGAGCAAGTGCTGGCGAAGAAAAACGAGTACCGCGAAGCCGCGAAGCGAATCGCGCGGCATGACCATCTGTTTTTTATCGGCAGAGGCGTTGATGTGGCGGTTGCGCAGGAAGGTTCTTTGAAGCTGAAGGAAATCTCCTACATTCATTCCGAAGCGTATGCGGCGGGAGAATTGAAGCATGGAACGCTGGCGCTGATCGAAGACAACGTGCCCGTCATCGCGCTGGCCACGCAACCGGCGCTGCTCGAGAAAATGGTCAGCAATATCCGCGAGGTGAAAGCGCGCGGGGCATACGCGATCGGCGTTACTATCGCCGATGCGTCCGCCGGTGTCGATGATGCGTTGCGGGAATCAATCGAT
- the glmM gene encoding phosphoglucosamine mutase — protein sequence MGKYFGTDGVRGVANQGLTPELAYKIGRCGGFVLAGETKRPKVLIGRDTRISGEMLEAALVAGLLSIGADVVRLGVITTPGVAYLTKSRKADAGVMISASHNPVEDNGIKFFGRDGFKLLDDVELEIEKLLDAQSDTLPRPTGENIGSVTDDAAAKFAYADYLRSTVSSTFSGLKIVLDCAHGAASELAPKIFRDMGADVIALCASPNGLNINDRCGSTHPEQLRQEVVRQKADIGLAFDGDADRLIAIDETGAEVDGDFVLAICGDAMNRKGKLRKGTVVTTVMSNIGFFKAAERLRLNTEQTAVGDRYVMEEMRRGGYNLGGEQSGHVIFLDYNTTGDGMLTGLQLVHTLRESGKKLSELKSIMHKYPQVLVNVRDVDKAGLSGNAAINRMIDEAKRVLGDNGRVLVRPSGTEPLIRVMVEGPDKAEIEGLAEKIAGTIKEQLGN from the coding sequence AGTCCGGGGAGTGGCCAACCAGGGCCTCACTCCGGAATTGGCATATAAAATCGGACGCTGCGGCGGGTTCGTCCTGGCGGGCGAGACTAAACGCCCCAAAGTTCTGATCGGCAGAGACACCAGAATATCGGGAGAAATGCTTGAGGCGGCGCTGGTCGCCGGCCTTTTGTCCATTGGCGCCGACGTTGTCAGGCTTGGCGTCATCACGACGCCGGGCGTGGCTTATTTGACGAAAAGCCGGAAAGCGGACGCGGGCGTGATGATCTCCGCCTCCCACAATCCGGTGGAAGACAACGGCATCAAGTTTTTTGGCCGGGACGGCTTTAAACTCCTGGACGACGTCGAACTGGAAATCGAAAAGCTGCTGGATGCACAATCCGATACGCTGCCCAGACCGACAGGCGAAAATATCGGCTCCGTCACCGATGATGCGGCGGCAAAGTTTGCTTACGCCGACTATTTGCGTTCAACGGTATCATCCACATTTTCCGGGCTCAAAATTGTTCTTGATTGCGCGCACGGCGCGGCAAGCGAGCTGGCGCCGAAAATATTCCGCGATATGGGAGCGGACGTGATCGCGCTTTGTGCCAGCCCGAACGGGTTGAACATTAATGACCGCTGCGGCTCGACGCATCCCGAGCAATTGCGGCAGGAGGTTGTGCGGCAAAAAGCCGACATCGGCCTGGCGTTTGACGGCGACGCGGACAGACTGATTGCGATTGACGAAACAGGCGCGGAAGTGGACGGAGATTTTGTGCTGGCGATCTGCGGCGATGCGATGAACCGCAAAGGCAAGTTGCGTAAAGGCACTGTTGTCACGACGGTGATGAGCAATATCGGATTTTTTAAAGCGGCGGAACGGTTGCGATTGAACACGGAACAAACGGCTGTCGGAGACCGCTATGTGATGGAAGAGATGCGCCGCGGTGGGTATAATTTGGGCGGCGAGCAGTCGGGCCATGTCATTTTTCTCGATTACAACACGACCGGCGACGGGATGTTGACAGGCCTGCAATTGGTGCATACCCTGCGGGAATCAGGCAAGAAATTAAGCGAGCTGAAAAGCATCATGCACAAATACCCGCAAGTTTTGGTGAATGTGCGGGACGTGGATAAAGCCGGGCTAAGCGGCAATGCGGCGATAAACCGCATGATCGACGAGGCGAAGCGGGTGCTGGGCGATAACGGCCGCGTCCTGGTCAGGCCGTCCGGCACGGAGCCGTTGATCCGCGTGATGGTGGAAGGGCCGGATAAGGCGGAAATTGAGGGGCTTGCGGAAAAAATCGCCGGCACGATCAAGGAACAATTGGGCAACTGA